One Papaver somniferum cultivar HN1 chromosome 10, ASM357369v1, whole genome shotgun sequence genomic window carries:
- the LOC113316183 gene encoding factor of DNA methylation 5-like: protein MPRYEEKAYQKLQNGLVIVAESNSMYKCPYCIGKKTKTYAYDHLVQHAKDSGKMRSSLKFRGKSNHRALARYLENKYAKEFSRDVGSSSTVVGKKKIVYPWKVVVVSKVINISNKAIKEQLAGFNPVKVRTIWGPENSPTGQAIMDFIEDWLGFTHAVSLESEYNYNQFGEKLYALDNLGGLVKEGLYAWVAKDDDYYSECLIGKNLRNSGCALKPIEDIEADKERPHNQKVS from the coding sequence ATGCCACGTTATGAAGAAAAAGCATATCAAAAACTACAAAATGGTTTAGTTATTGTAGCAGAAAGTAATTCTATGTATAAATGTCCTTATTGTATaggtaaaaaaacaaaaacctatgCATATGATCATTTAGTTCAACATGCTAAGGATTCTGGTAAGATGAGATCTTCCCTTAAATTTCGAGGTAAATCCAATCATAGGGCTCTAGCTCGCTATTTGGAGAACAAATATGCTAAGGAGTTTTCTAGGGATGTTGGTTCATCATCTACTGTGGTGGGTAAGAAAAAAATTGTATACCCGTGGAAAGTTGTTGTTGTGAGTAAGGTCATAAATATCAGTAACAAGGCGATTAAGGAGCAGTTGGCTGGATTTAATCCTGTGAAGGTACGTACTATATGGGGTCCTGAGAATAGCCCTACTGGTCAGGCGATTATGGATTTTATAGAAGATTGGTTGGGATTTACTCATGCAGTGTCTTTGGAGAGTGAGTATAATTACAACCAATTTGGGGAAAAACTCTATGCTTTGGATAACCTTGGTGGTTTGGTAAAGGAAGGTTTGTATGCGTGGGTCGCTAAGGACGATGATTACTATTCTGAATGTCTTATAGGGAAAAACTTGAGGAACAGTGGTTGTGCTTTAAAACCTATTGAGGATATTGAAGCCGATAAAGAAAGGCCACACAATCAGAAAGTGTCGTAG